GGTGCCAGAGTGGCAACGGAGCTCGGCGCGGACATAGTGAAGTGCAGCTATACCGGGGACGTAGATTCGTTCAGGGAGATAGTCAGAGGCACACTGGCCCCGGTCGTCATCGCGGGCGGGCCCAAGATGGCATCCGATTACGATATGCTCAGTATGGTCAAGGATTCGCTGGAGGCAGGAGGCCGCGGCGTATCTATCGGCCGTAACATATTCCAGCATAAGGACGTGGAAGGGATAACCCGCGCCATATCCGATATAGTGCTCAGAGGCGCCAGCGTCGAAGAGGCAATGAAGAGCATAAGGAAATTCTGACAAGGCCAGGTGAGATCAAGTGCTGGAGTTCAGAGGCGGACACGTGGAGGGCGGAGTGTCTCCTCCACCTTCAAAGAGCCATACGCACAGGGCGTTTTTTATCGCAGCTTTGGCCGAAGGTCCGAGCGAGATCCACGGTCCGTTGCTGTCCGATGATACCAAGGCCACGCTGAGGGCCGTACGTTCCATCGGTGCATCGGCAGAGGATGTGACGGGCGGAGTAAAGGTCACAGGAGGAAATCTGCATGCGCCCGTCGGAACGATCGATGTTGCCAATTCCGGGACTACCATGCGCATATTCTCCGGAATCGCATCGATATTCGATTCTCGGGTGACGATAACCGGAGACGAATCCATAAGGAAGAGGCCGATGGGACCGCTCCTAGATGCGCTAAGCTCTATGGGCGTTTCGTGCACGTCGAACAACGGCCTCCCGCCGGTAACCATAGAAGGGCCGAATCGCGGAGGTAGCGTGAAGATAGAAGGCAACATCAGCTCCCAGTTTGTATCGTCATTGATGATAGCCTCTCCAATGCTGGAGAGGGACACGGAGATAGAGATCAGGAACGAGCTCGTGTCAGCACCATACGTAAGGATAACCGAATCCATGATGCAGCATTTCGGTGCGGAAGTCCTTGTTTCGAAAAATGCCATACACATAGGCGCTGGAGGGTACAGGTCTAAAGATTACAAAGTGCCAGCCGACTTTTCTTCGGCCGCGTTCCCTTTGGTCGCAGGCGCTCTGGGCGGAAAGGTCACCGCTTCGGGCCTCGACATGGGGGACCCGCAGGGCGACAAGCGCATCGTGGACATCCTGGAGGAAGTGGGAGCGGATGTTTCAAGCGGGAACGGCTCGGTAACTGTCGGAACCGGCAGGCTCGAGGCCGCCGACATCAATATGGGCCCCACTCCGGACCTGTTCCCGGTGATCGCCGTGCTCCTAAGTACGGCCAAGGGTACCAGCAGGCTTTACGGTGCACCTCAGCTCAGATTCAAAGAGAGCGACCGTATCGTTTCCACGGTGAAGATGCTGAGGGCGCTAGGTGCAGACGCCGAAGAGACCGAGGACGGTTGCATCATAAGGGGAAAAGATATCTTGGAAGGGGGAACAGTCGACCATTTGGACGACCATAGGATAATGATGTCCGCGGCGGTAGCTTCGCTTGTATGCAGAGGCCCGGTATACATGTCGGATACTGGATGCGAAGCCGTGTCCTATCCCGAATTTATAGCCCAGATGATAACTCTGGGCATGGATGTCAGGAAGTAAAGTCGCTCAGCGAGCAGAATTTTTAGGTTTGCGTCTCCTCTTGTTGCCAGACACATTCTGTTTCTTTTTCTTCGGAGCTTCCGGATATCTGCGCTTGATATCATCTACGCGGGCATTAAACTCTTCAGCGAGCCGGTCGCCGCGGAATTCTCCCTTGTAATTATCGATCTTTGCCGCGGTCAGCGTCTTTCCCGCCAGAGATCTGGCTATTTTGCCTCTCTGCCAATAGGGGGCCCTGTGGACGGACGGGTTCTGGTAGATCGCACCGTGTTTCGGCGGGTTTTTTCCAGACCTCAGATGCCTGAACATCGCCTTTTCCGCACCCAAAAGCTGTACTGTGGACGATGGAAGCGAAGAGAGCCTCTCCAATCCCCCGGCGAGCGAAATCAGTCTCGCGGCCAACGGTCCGCCGAGCAGGGCGCACATGTTGGGGCAGGTAATCTTCACGATAGATTCGATATATTCCTCTGTCCTTTCCCTCTCTTCGTACATGTCCGAAAGATTCTGTGCGAGAGCTCTGACTGCGTCCATGTCGGCAGATTCGAAATCGGCGCCCATGGACTGGACGTCCGAACCGAGTTCTTCCAGGATCCCCTCCCTCTCGCCATGCCTGGCTATCAGGTCCGAGTATTTTCTGTCGCTCGACATGTCAGCAAGCTCCGGGAAATGCATCCCGTACCATTCATGAAGCCTCTCGTCGATCAGGTTGCATGTTTCATACAGGCTGTCCATATATCGGATGGCCTGGACGAGGTTCCTGTCCCTGGGCACGGGTTCCGACGTCCTCAGTTTTCCGAGGCGTATCATCACTTCGTGCATCATTTCTGGCGTGAACCCGTATTTCTCGGGTTTAATGAAAGACGAGTCGTACATCTCCGGCCTTCCGAGCTCGGACTGCCTTCTCTCAGATACGGCGACCCTCCCGGCCTTGGCGGCAAGGTCCCTCTCCTCCTGCAGAATATTACCTCTCTGGATGAGCGCCAGTTTCTCGGCGTTCTCGTCCGGGTCTTTCGGCATCGGTATGCTGTCCATAACTCTTTCGGATTTCTCGTCGCATAGAAACACTCCGAACCATTTAGTGACCAGTATCGCCAAGCACTCACATCCTGGACAGTTTTTCGATCTCGGAGGACGGAAGGATTTTGGCTCTGCCCGTGATCATCTGCAGCTTGGCCTGGAATTCCAGTTCTTCCATTCTGTTGTAAGCTTCTTCGATTGTCTTTCCCTGGGTTATGGCCCCGTGGCGGGCCATGAGGATGGCCTTGGATTCATGGTGTGCGGCAACGGCGTCGACCAGTTCCTGGGACCCGGGGGTGAAGTAAGGGACCATGGGAACCTTTCCCAGGAGGATTACGCCTTCGGGCGTGAGTTCCGTTTTGAGATTCTTTCCCTTTACTGCGATAGATGTGCAGTACAAGGGGTGACAATGGACCACGGCTTTTGTCTCTGGGTTCAGATTGTAAAGTGCCAGATGCATTTTGTTTTCAATGGATGGTTTTCCATCGGATATCACGGAACCGTCGGTTCCCATAAGTATCAGGTCTTCTGGCTCAATCAGTCCTTTGTTCCTTCCGCTGGGCGTAATGAGAACCTCGCTGTCGCCGATCATCAGGCTCATGTTGCCGCCCGCAGAGACAGTAATCTGCCTGTCGTACAGCATCTTGCAGAAACGTACGAGAAGTTCGCGTCCGAATCGCTCGTTCACTTAAGCACCTTCTTTATTTCGTCAGGCCTTAAAATGCCTTCTTCGGTTATGAATCCGGACACAAGGTCGGCCGGTGTCACGTCGAAGGCTGGATTGAGCGCCCTTGATCCCTCGGGCGCGATCCTTAAGCCGCCGATCTCGGTGACTTCCCTCTCGTCTCTTTCCTCTATGACAATGTCTTCTCCGGTCTTTGTTGAAAAGTCGAATGTTGAAACAGGGGCGGCAACATAGAACGGTATTCCGTAATGGTTCGCCGCGATGGCCTTGTCCAACGTCCCTATCTTGTTTGCAAAGTCGCCGTTGGCCGCAATTCTGTCGGCACCGGTTATTATCAGGTCGACGCCCTTCGACATATAATGGGCAGAAGCTCCGTCGGGCATTATCGCATGCTCTATGCCTTCTTGCACGAGTTCCCATGCTGTAAGCTGCATGCCCTGAAGGCGCGGGCGGGTCTCGGACACATAGACAAAGAACTTCTTTCCTGCATCGCGGGCGGCACGCATGGGTGCGAGAGCCGTGCCCACGTCCACCGTTGCAAGCGCACCGGCGTTGCAGTGCGTCATGATCTTTGCTCCGTCCCTGATCAGCGGCTCGCCGAACCTTCCTATTGCCGTGCATTTATCCACCATCGACTGTGCATATGCTTCTGCGGCCTCGACAGGGTCGGACCCGCCGGCCAGAGCTTCATACATATAATCTACGGCGTAGAACAGGTCGTTCGCTGTCGGTCTGGCGGATTTTATGTTCTTTACAGCGCTATCCAGATCCTCCTCCTTCAGAGAGGCGAGGCACATTGCGTATGCGGCAGAGGCTCCGATCGAGGGAGCCCCTCTTACGGTCATGTTCCGGATGGCCTCCGCAACCTCCCTGTAATCATCGAAGTATACGAACTCGAGGCTCCCAGGAAGCTTTCTCTGCTCGATCATCACGACCTTGCCATCCTCGAACCAGACCGCGCGGATGTCCTTCTCTCCGGAACTGCATCTAACCTTCATATTACCACATCGCCACATGCTCGGGCTATGTTAAATCAATTGCGAGCATCCGAATTCAGAACGGCCCACCAAGACTTATTATTAGTCACAACACTTAGCCACGATGATGAGCGATACTATGGCGGGGGAGTTTGTCCTATACCACACAGGTAAAGGGCTGGTTCATATTTCCAACGGCGTTCGGGTGCGCATCCTGGACGAACTTTCAAAACGGAATCTTTCGCTGACAGAAATGGTGGAGATAACGGGCAAGGCGCAGTCCACTCTCTCGGTGCATCTGGACAGCATGGTGAAGGAAGGCGTGATCACATCCAGGGAGGACCCGGACGACAACCGAAGGAAAACGTATTCCATCTCGTCCGTGCGTCTTGCCGAGACCAAATCTCCCGATTCGGAATCGCTCGCGAAGTCGAAGGAGATCTTCGCCGATATGGCGGACGAACCCGAGAGCATCAGCAACTACATGGTGAGTTTCCTGTATGTGGCGATGGACAGCGTGGGGCTGTCCTTGGGCCCCATGTCGAAGATAATGGGGAGCGTGCACGCACAGGCCATCGGCGGAAGGTTTCAGAAAGGCCCGATCGAAGAGGTCATAGACGATATCCGCAAATATTATTCCTTTGCAAACATGGGCAAGGTCACTGTATTCTCTTTCAATCCGCTGACGCTGATCATCGATTCCGAATTAAATGTCAGCAAGGGGGCCGCCGAAACTATGGGAATGTATGCCGTTGGCTATTTCGCCAAGGCGCTGGAGATGGTGTACGGGATGTCTTTCACGGTGGTCTCGAGCGAAGTGTTTGGGCCGGAGAACAATTATTTTAGATTCGTCCTCGACAATAAAGCCCCGTAAACCGCGGGCTCAGGATTTCTTGGCTACGGCGAAGTCCAGCAGGACCCCGTTGCCAAAGGTCTCGCTTTTTTCGAGGGTCAGAGCTATTCCGCCGTCCGCAACCCATCCGTCGCCGTCCGCGGGCGTCGGCGATTCCCGCCCTCCGATGATGAGTCCGCCTACGAATACCGTGTAGCGGTCCACTATGCCCGCGCGGAAGAACGATGATATGGTCTCTCCGCCACCCTCGACGAGCAACCTATCGATTCCCATTTCGTAGAGTTGTTCCATCAGGTCCCCGAGGTCTATATCGTCAGCGCCTGTGCGGATCGTCTCTTCGCAGTCCCATTCGCGATCGCACGAATCGAGCGTGACCATGACCGTCGGAGCCCTTTCATCCAACACCATCGCCGAATCGGGAGTCCTCCCGTGGGGGTCCAGCACGATCCTGATAGGATTCGTGTCATAGTCCAGGTCTTTGACCGTAAGGTGCGGGTCGTCCGATATGACCGTGCCCACTCCGACGAGAATGGCATCGAACTCCTTACGGAGGCCCTTAGCGCGTTTTTTGTCATCGGACGAAGAGATCATAACCTGCCTGCGGTCGCTGCCCGCTATTTTTCCATCTGCCGACATGGCGCAATTAATCTGTATGTACGGTCTCATTTTTTGTCCCCGGGTTTACGCTGAAATGATATATTTCGTCTCTGCGCTCCACTCCGAACCTGACGTCCAGGAAGGATTCCAGAGTGTCCATCTGGCTCAGCAGATGTCTGCTGATCTTCGAAACCTTGAAAGAACTTCTCCCTTCGGCCATTGCCATGTAGGGGAGCAGCTGGTCCGCCGTGTGGACGTCGACGGTCGCACCGCTCTGTATTTCCTGTATCAGGTCGTTGGCGGCATCTTCGCCCGTCTTCTCGGCCGAATATTCCCTGGTGGTGAGCGCGTTGCTTCCGAGTTTCCCGTTCTCGAAGTCGGCCACAAGACATATGCCCGCCCCCCTCGAGTCTCCATGCGTTATCTGCATCTCTATTTCGGCGTCGGCTATCGGTTTCAATACCCTGACGCACGAACGCACCATCTCTCTGCTGATGTGGTCCGAAAGGTTCTGAGCAAAACAGATGCCTTGTATCGATACCAGTTCGCCCAGCCCGTCCAGGTTCATCGGAGCGATATTTCCTATGGGGTCGAGGGTCGCAATGACATGGCCTCCGCCTCTGGGGTAGAATCCTCTCTCCTCTATCTCCACCCGGGTGTGCACGCCCATTCTGTCCAGCAACGGAAAGAGGACCTGCTGATAGCTGTCAATGGGCGGCGCCCAGAGTACGTTGGTCCCTCCCCTTATGTCGACCGTTACTCCTTCCCTGTGATTCCTGGCCGCAAGTAAAATGGCCTGAAGGACCAGAGTGATGCTGCCTGCGGTACCTATGTTCAGAGCGATACTGTCTTTCTGTTCGGTCCCCGGCCTGAAAATAAGCTCGGAGGATCCGGTGAAATTCCCTTCGACCTGAGAGCCGGTCATCTCTGCGACGGCGCTTATTGCGGCGCAGTGCTGTTTGGACAATCCGTTGGTGGGGCGATTCTCCCTGATCCTGGTAAGGTGCGCCGTAATGCCGGTGACGGCGGAAAGGGCGACCGAGGTACGGACCATCTGTCCGCCGCCTTCTCCCCTTGAACTGTCAATCTCCAACATAAAGCATCAGCGGTACATGTTCTGGCTTCGATAAAGATTTAACCATATCACGGTAAATAAAATTGGTGCGACCGCCGGGTTGCACAATAGCCCTAACCAGCATTTTTGAAATATGTCAATTTTCCAGTTTAAAACTGAAATTCTCGGATGATTTGCAGGTAGCCTGTATAGCTACATTTTTCTTTATATATCGACGATTGCTTATTTATCTGCTGCATATAAAGAGAGGGCATTACATATTATACCTGCAAGATAAGTATGTGCCCGAAGTGCTCTATGTGCGACGCGGAAAGAAGTACGCATACGCCAGCGCATCTGTCTATCAGCCAGGTGGCAAGTATCCTAATGCCGTCAACGAATGCCTCGGCGTATTGGACGAAGAGACCGGAAAAATAATTCCCAAGAAAAACGGGGGTTCGGCCGATAAAATATTGGATGACGACTCGCTTATCGGAAGACGATCCGGCGGTTCGTACGTTCTTCTCAACATCGCCGAGCGTATCGGGCTTCGCGGGGACCTCTTCGGATCATACGGTCCCGCAGGGGAGCAGGCCCTCGCCTGCGCCGTCTCGCAGGCGCCTTCCGGAGGTCCGCTCTCGTCCACCGAGGACACGGTCGACGGCTGTCCGATCAGGGAGCTCCAAGGCGTCAGGGCCGGATTCGATTCTCCGCGCATGAGCGAGCTCGCCAAGACCATGGGCGGTTCGTTCGGATGTCTGGAGGAACCGTTCGAATCCAGATCGAAGAGGACGAACGACGCATTGAGCTACGATATCATGTCAGCGTCAACGAACGGCTGTATCAAGGGGCGGGCGGAATGGGGACATGACCGCGACAACGAGAAGACGAGGCAGATGAACATCGGCCTTGTGACCGATAAGCGCGGGGTGCCGGCGATGTTCGAGCCGTATCCCGGTTTCCATGGCGGACGTGAAGACGCTGGAACGCACAGCGGAACGCGTACGCGGGCTGAAGGCGGCGATTGCACACTGATGATGGACCGCGGATTCGGTTCGGCCGACAACCTGAAGTACATGCTCGAGAACGGACCTTCGTCCGTAATGCCGGGTAAAAAGGGAACGAAGTGCGTCAAATCGCTCATGTCCATGCTTGTGAAGGAGAAACGGCACGCGGATTCGCCGATGGTCCACGGCAAGCGCGCATATTCCGTGTTCGAATCGAAGGTCGCTATTGTTCCTAAGCAAAGGAACTGCGGTCCCGACGGCCCGGAGAACAACGATACGGCCGGATACGAACTGGTACTGCCTGACGACGAGCGCTTCTCAAAGGCGTTTCCGGAGAGATGATGGCCGCTCACGCATGCTACGGCCCGGGGAAAGCGGCAGGTGACATGAACACGTCGTTCCAAGCGATAATGGACACCGAGAAGAGGCCGAACGAGATGAATCCTTACTCGGCCGCCAGGGATGTGGAGAAGGTCGCTGGACCTTATGCGAAGTATTTCGACCTGAACGCAGACGATGACGGTAAGCTTAAGATCGAACGCGAGAAGAACGCATTGTCGTTCTCGATGAACAGGAACGGAATGTTCGTGATGTTCTACAAAGGCATCGGCCCCTGGGAGGACATGATGTCCTGCTACGACTGCAGGACATTCGTCGAACAGGCGTTCGACGCCCTCAAGAACGAATTGGACGGGAGCGGATGGAGGGTTTCCGACCCGATAACGGCGAAGGGACGCCTGGCGATCAAGTTCGTGGCGCTGATCGTGTGGTGCACGACATCGAGAATGCTCAGAGAAGGGAACAGCAACGAACCGGCACGGGCGGCATTGCAGTCTCTGGACAACGTATACGCCGTCGGATG
The DNA window shown above is from Methanomassiliicoccaceae archaeon and carries:
- a CDS encoding dihydrofolate reductase family protein translates to MRPYIQINCAMSADGKIAGSDRRQVMISSSDDKKRAKGLRKEFDAILVGVGTVISDDPHLTVKDLDYDTNPIRIVLDPHGRTPDSAMVLDERAPTVMVTLDSCDREWDCEETIRTGADDIDLGDLMEQLYEMGIDRLLVEGGGETISSFFRAGIVDRYTVFVGGLIIGGRESPTPADGDGWVADGGIALTLEKSETFGNGVLLDFAVAKKS
- the aroA gene encoding 3-phosphoshikimate 1-carboxyvinyltransferase; this encodes MLEFRGGHVEGGVSPPPSKSHTHRAFFIAALAEGPSEIHGPLLSDDTKATLRAVRSIGASAEDVTGGVKVTGGNLHAPVGTIDVANSGTTMRIFSGIASIFDSRVTITGDESIRKRPMGPLLDALSSMGVSCTSNNGLPPVTIEGPNRGGSVKIEGNISSQFVSSLMIASPMLERDTEIEIRNELVSAPYVRITESMMQHFGAEVLVSKNAIHIGAGGYRSKDYKVPADFSSAAFPLVAGALGGKVTASGLDMGDPQGDKRIVDILEEVGADVSSGNGSVTVGTGRLEAADINMGPTPDLFPVIAVLLSTAKGTSRLYGAPQLRFKESDRIVSTVKMLRALGADAEETEDGCIIRGKDILEGGTVDHLDDHRIMMSAAVASLVCRGPVYMSDTGCEAVSYPEFIAQMITLGMDVRK
- the rtcA gene encoding RNA 3'-terminal phosphate cyclase yields the protein MLEIDSSRGEGGGQMVRTSVALSAVTGITAHLTRIRENRPTNGLSKQHCAAISAVAEMTGSQVEGNFTGSSELIFRPGTEQKDSIALNIGTAGSITLVLQAILLAARNHREGVTVDIRGGTNVLWAPPIDSYQQVLFPLLDRMGVHTRVEIEERGFYPRGGGHVIATLDPIGNIAPMNLDGLGELVSIQGICFAQNLSDHISREMVRSCVRVLKPIADAEIEMQITHGDSRGAGICLVADFENGKLGSNALTTREYSAEKTGEDAANDLIQEIQSGATVDVHTADQLLPYMAMAEGRSSFKVSKISRHLLSQMDTLESFLDVRFGVERRDEIYHFSVNPGTKNETVHTD
- a CDS encoding class II aldolase/adducin family protein; this translates as MNERFGRELLVRFCKMLYDRQITVSAGGNMSLMIGDSEVLITPSGRNKGLIEPEDLILMGTDGSVISDGKPSIENKMHLALYNLNPETKAVVHCHPLYCTSIAVKGKNLKTELTPEGVILLGKVPMVPYFTPGSQELVDAVAAHHESKAILMARHGAITQGKTIEEAYNRMEELEFQAKLQMITGRAKILPSSEIEKLSRM
- a CDS encoding winged helix-turn-helix domain-containing protein: MMSDTMAGEFVLYHTGKGLVHISNGVRVRILDELSKRNLSLTEMVEITGKAQSTLSVHLDSMVKEGVITSREDPDDNRRKTYSISSVRLAETKSPDSESLAKSKEIFADMADEPESISNYMVSFLYVAMDSVGLSLGPMSKIMGSVHAQAIGGRFQKGPIEEVIDDIRKYYSFANMGKVTVFSFNPLTLIIDSELNVSKGAAETMGMYAVGYFAKALEMVYGMSFTVVSSEVFGPENNYFRFVLDNKAP
- the mtnA gene encoding S-methyl-5-thioribose-1-phosphate isomerase, translated to MKVRCSSGEKDIRAVWFEDGKVVMIEQRKLPGSLEFVYFDDYREVAEAIRNMTVRGAPSIGASAAYAMCLASLKEEDLDSAVKNIKSARPTANDLFYAVDYMYEALAGGSDPVEAAEAYAQSMVDKCTAIGRFGEPLIRDGAKIMTHCNAGALATVDVGTALAPMRAARDAGKKFFVYVSETRPRLQGMQLTAWELVQEGIEHAIMPDGASAHYMSKGVDLIITGADRIAANGDFANKIGTLDKAIAANHYGIPFYVAAPVSTFDFSTKTGEDIVIEERDEREVTEIGGLRIAPEGSRALNPAFDVTPADLVSGFITEEGILRPDEIKKVLK
- a CDS encoding ribosomal biogenesis protein; its protein translation is MAILVTKWFGVFLCDEKSERVMDSIPMPKDPDENAEKLALIQRGNILQEERDLAAKAGRVAVSERRQSELGRPEMYDSSFIKPEKYGFTPEMMHEVMIRLGKLRTSEPVPRDRNLVQAIRYMDSLYETCNLIDERLHEWYGMHFPELADMSSDRKYSDLIARHGEREGILEELGSDVQSMGADFESADMDAVRALAQNLSDMYEERERTEEYIESIVKITCPNMCALLGGPLAARLISLAGGLERLSSLPSSTVQLLGAEKAMFRHLRSGKNPPKHGAIYQNPSVHRAPYWQRGKIARSLAGKTLTAAKIDNYKGEFRGDRLAEEFNARVDDIKRRYPEAPKKKKQNVSGNKRRRKPKNSAR